Proteins encoded together in one Planctopirus ephydatiae window:
- a CDS encoding suppressor of fused domain protein, which produces MAEESDIESQWYAEKSARMVDLLGEEHDMVMHAIIPYAVGGGLDLYYYPHLIPGTGIATKELSNSPNEGSTNNVFTTYEFVMFTRHDLSLEDAKKPETPFGKIHYTINAILNMMAPYSDQAKLNPFETVEFPQGMEVVGGKCLILDAYGMTDPHADFGLMLIMEIHRVEMDYARQHGGQALLEKLMAANYYPYSDLDRPPVVNAQDLRGAGSWSRWKDWWFGNN; this is translated from the coding sequence ATGGCAGAGGAAAGTGACATCGAATCCCAGTGGTATGCTGAGAAATCAGCCCGCATGGTCGATCTGTTGGGCGAAGAGCACGACATGGTCATGCACGCCATCATCCCGTACGCGGTGGGTGGCGGGCTCGACCTCTATTACTACCCTCATCTCATTCCGGGAACAGGCATTGCCACCAAGGAGCTCTCGAACAGTCCGAACGAAGGCTCGACCAACAATGTCTTCACCACCTATGAATTCGTCATGTTCACCCGCCATGATCTTTCGCTGGAGGATGCAAAAAAGCCCGAAACTCCCTTCGGAAAAATTCATTACACCATCAATGCCATTCTCAACATGATGGCTCCCTATAGCGATCAGGCAAAACTGAATCCCTTCGAGACCGTAGAGTTTCCTCAAGGCATGGAAGTTGTCGGTGGAAAGTGCCTGATTCTCGACGCTTATGGCATGACAGACCCACATGCCGATTTTGGCCTCATGCTCATTATGGAAATCCATCGCGTCGAAATGGATTACGCCCGCCAGCATGGTGGGCAGGCGCTGCTCGAAAAGCTGATGGCCGCCAACTATTACCCCTACTCCGACCTCGATCGTCCACCGGTGGTCAATGCTCAGGATCTCCGCGGGGCTGGCTCCTGGAGCCGCTGGAAAGACTGGTGGTTCGGCAACAACTAA
- a CDS encoding YncE family protein, with protein sequence MTRALMIIALLFVVNGSRLPLAQAAEPRIATRIFFQDDETHELKWSDVKIGDSIQLTAPALVEGFPKLKLEQQTLVQMEAAAGLLLVGVRDDEDGSFQSGWVLIDTGVVEEEHGDHSHWYYTHAPRVRASLLDEKQGNPAHLYCYDDVFYLANDRMNGYTRIDPSSISPMDNEEAIRKKAEFIPGGGGHITLAVVNKSLGFSSWIDREGPNKGRVDVTPINSSSRKVDSSFNLPSGGIHGATTLHNKVFFAPADGICWVDVSNWHSDHKDPPAIHHVSLGMVDNKPLRTGSFTTIEQYVAFTTGSGKESALGLIDASKSNPDWIRIPLPLADGNRAVGPYFLKPRKGSPLAFIFHGHPASVDAPNRLTLIELDPNGDGLWSDAQVAEEFDVGKSRVEGHSGHHALDFDADRRRAFFTNPGEGTVSVFSIADRKTVANLHVGGIPSKIVAIGGRASQH encoded by the coding sequence ATGACTCGTGCTCTTATGATCATTGCCTTGCTGTTTGTAGTGAATGGTTCTCGTTTACCCCTGGCTCAAGCTGCTGAGCCAAGAATTGCCACACGCATTTTTTTTCAGGATGATGAAACTCATGAATTGAAATGGTCGGATGTCAAAATCGGTGACTCCATCCAATTGACTGCACCTGCATTAGTCGAAGGGTTTCCGAAGTTAAAACTTGAACAACAGACTTTGGTGCAGATGGAAGCCGCTGCCGGCTTACTGCTTGTCGGTGTTCGTGATGATGAAGACGGAAGTTTTCAAAGCGGTTGGGTTCTGATCGATACCGGTGTTGTCGAAGAAGAGCATGGAGATCATTCTCATTGGTACTACACTCATGCACCTCGCGTGCGTGCCAGCCTCCTCGATGAGAAACAAGGGAACCCGGCACATCTCTATTGCTACGACGATGTCTTTTATCTCGCCAATGACCGCATGAATGGCTATACACGGATAGATCCATCCTCAATCTCGCCCATGGACAACGAAGAGGCCATCCGCAAAAAGGCCGAGTTCATTCCAGGTGGTGGTGGCCATATTACTCTGGCCGTAGTCAACAAGTCTCTTGGTTTCTCCAGTTGGATTGATCGCGAGGGGCCCAATAAAGGCCGCGTCGACGTGACACCCATCAATAGCTCTTCGAGAAAAGTGGATTCGTCATTCAACCTGCCATCGGGTGGAATTCACGGAGCCACCACTCTTCACAACAAAGTCTTTTTCGCACCAGCTGATGGCATCTGCTGGGTTGATGTCTCCAATTGGCATTCCGACCACAAAGATCCGCCGGCCATTCACCATGTTTCCCTTGGAATGGTGGATAACAAGCCCCTCCGAACAGGCTCGTTTACGACCATTGAGCAATATGTCGCCTTTACGACCGGCAGCGGGAAGGAATCAGCTCTTGGCTTGATTGACGCGTCGAAATCAAATCCCGATTGGATTCGAATACCTTTGCCACTCGCCGATGGCAATCGTGCCGTTGGACCATATTTCTTAAAGCCCAGAAAAGGTTCTCCGCTGGCATTCATTTTTCATGGTCATCCAGCTTCGGTCGATGCTCCCAATCGCCTGACTCTAATAGAACTCGACCCCAATGGTGATGGCCTATGGAGTGATGCCCAGGTAGCCGAGGAATTTGACGTTGGGAAGTCACGTGTTGAAGGTCACAGTGGACATCATGCTCTCGACTTTGATGCAGACCGTCGTCGTGCATTTTTCACCAATCCCGGCGAAGGCACAGTCTCTGTTTTCTCCATTGCTGACCGCAAAACCGTCGCCAATTTGCATGTTGGGGGTATCCCATCGAAGATTGTTGCCATCGGAGGTCGAGCCAGTCAGCACTAG
- a CDS encoding MG2 domain-containing protein, translated as MKHHANVKVLWSGQRWAALCVLVACITFIADLTLGWRFVMAEKQPGPATVPQTKELIKQGNFLKALELIEPQLSNPQADPAQISLWLPQLVDCLQRLGRMERADELLEKAVATHAKSYQVLAAAGASYQRLPSNGQMIANEFIRGNGDGRGKTVWSDDRDRVRALQLLNQALQLAPENQPKVRVDILKQMVNALTANRSDQQAWRLQTLTNLDLLPEFEEVPIWFRGRESSDAPVTPDGQPLYYSIPESWAATRSDGERYRWLLAEQKKLLPAEGPRVDLEFARFAQSQFGVQTLSSRGWFRLPDPTEEGQTGAILSLETLAPNETVARLANGIRRFQLRDDYAFLMTYQTLAEGKDTGIAQTARELLATAFENRRQYPQAAAEWRELLKQNPKATEAKRRLEQIVNSWLALEPARSQISGTNAKLSVRYRNGKNISFVAEPIRVTELFQEAQRVLKTNPRDVDWSALNPDQIGYSIVTRDQKKFVGPSVARWSQVVVPRPEHRDSLVEVDVPKLPAGAYLITVTMEGGNQDQIVLWLNDLALVRKAQDAGPLYFVANASTGTPIPNTSLELFGWKQQWEDNGRRVTVQTKTLTGKSNAQGIATFPREEMQDYQWFVSTKTPTGQSAQLGLQGYWYGQRSMQQEERKRSYVVTDRPVYRPSQTVHLKVWQQLATYAEVRAAVTPEGQPLTIRLRKPQGEVLLEKKLAMDRFGGVEFDYELPSDAALGEYAVEVENSDWGRFRVEEYKKPEFEVLVDGPETPTRLGQKFTAKITAKYYFGSPVSQGTVSYKIERQASEDRFFPVTPWDWLYGRGAWWFAADATWYPGFERWGCLGPVRGWWPRQVEAPELVASGEAPLSADGTYEIEIDTAIAKELFGKTDHKYTIQAEVTDGSRRMVSGSGSVLVTRQPLQVTVWVDRGYFQAGDTVQATAMTTLPGGSPFAGEGQFTLFSVRYDEDGTPQETKVEQWASKRGEDGLAKQSFVAAKAGQYRLAYLAQIPSATDKTQVETVEGAYLFTVRGEEVAPGGFRFNDLELTTDRREYAPGDTVQLMVSTNQPNSTVLVFLRSSNGVGGKVEVKQLVGQTMLIPIPLDAADRPNIFVEAITVSAGVVHSAVREIFVPPSGKLLDVSITPSQVEYLPGSEAQATLEIKDKSGQPFVGQLALSVYDRSIDAIAGGPLSGDIREFFWSWKRSHTPQNENNLSRTSFPARMPHQVVLQPIGIFGNMDVDDKVLRKGCGGGLGVRRGGMDNAERFSAMAGGAPGAPMAAMAAPMAKSQVMESAADGFALNMTEVEAAPVTVRQEFADTAFWNGSIITDESGRAVVKFKMPENITGWKLRTWAMGPQAQVGEATSQVVTRKNLIVRLQAPRFFVEKDEVVLSANVRNEFAEALAAQVNIEFEGDTLQLLTPALSDVVIDGKSEVRVDWRVKVIREGTATIRMIARSTKESDAAQMKFPVYVHGAPRQEPFAGTLKPGVDSLAVEFKLPAERRPETAVLDVRYSPTLAGAIVDALPYLVEFPYGCTEQTLNRFLPTLATQRLLLSMNLSLQEIAAKRSQLNPQEAAGPDERAVRWKRFNREPVFNEAEVAKMSREGLEALVEMQLSDGGWGWFSGFGEHSWPHTTAVVVHGLLLAKENGAPVNEESLARGIAWLQNYQAGELRWLKLPKEAHNHKPQADDTDALVYSILSETRQFSAEMREFLYRDRVDLSVYSMSLLALALHAEGRAEQLAMLQENIGQFVVQDASNETAFLKLPAGNRWWLWHGSDIEAMATYLKLLVRTNPQSEVAPRLVKYLLNNRRHATYWNSTRDTALVIEAFIEYLKATGELNPQMAVEVWLDGKLRQEVALSKENLFTAQTRLLVTGDELTTGAHRVEFRRKGAGPVYFNVDVSYFSLEDPIPAAGLEVKVDRKFYRLDPIVKDGVRPTQTGAAQTVDEAGFKKTPLASLDELKSGDLLEVELIIETKNDYEYLLFEDLKAAGSEAVDLRSGYTGNELGAFVEFRDERVAFFVRSLPRGRHQVSYRLRAEIPGQFSALPTRGHAMYAPELRGNSDEFKLRIVD; from the coding sequence ATGAAACATCATGCAAACGTAAAGGTGCTTTGGTCAGGCCAGCGCTGGGCCGCTCTGTGTGTGCTCGTCGCCTGTATCACCTTCATCGCCGATTTAACACTGGGTTGGAGATTCGTTATGGCCGAGAAGCAACCCGGCCCAGCTACAGTTCCACAGACCAAAGAACTCATCAAACAAGGCAATTTTCTCAAAGCCCTGGAACTCATTGAGCCTCAGCTTTCGAATCCACAGGCCGATCCCGCACAGATCAGCCTCTGGCTCCCTCAACTGGTGGATTGTCTGCAGCGCTTAGGTCGTATGGAAAGAGCCGATGAACTTCTGGAAAAAGCCGTCGCCACTCATGCGAAAAGCTATCAGGTCCTGGCGGCTGCTGGAGCGAGTTACCAGCGTCTCCCGTCGAATGGGCAGATGATTGCTAACGAGTTCATTCGCGGGAACGGAGATGGCCGCGGCAAGACCGTCTGGTCAGATGACCGTGACCGCGTGCGTGCACTGCAACTGCTGAATCAGGCTTTACAACTTGCACCCGAAAATCAGCCCAAAGTTCGCGTCGATATTCTCAAGCAAATGGTCAATGCCCTGACTGCCAATCGCAGTGATCAACAGGCCTGGCGATTGCAGACGCTCACCAATCTCGATCTCCTGCCCGAATTTGAAGAAGTCCCCATCTGGTTTCGAGGTCGTGAATCGTCAGATGCTCCTGTCACTCCAGATGGCCAGCCACTTTATTACTCGATCCCGGAAAGCTGGGCTGCAACCAGGTCCGACGGTGAGCGTTACCGCTGGTTACTGGCTGAACAGAAAAAGCTCCTCCCTGCAGAAGGCCCACGCGTCGATCTCGAATTCGCACGATTTGCTCAGTCCCAATTCGGCGTGCAGACTCTTAGTTCACGCGGCTGGTTCCGCCTCCCCGATCCCACGGAAGAAGGCCAGACCGGTGCGATTCTTTCACTCGAAACCTTAGCGCCCAACGAAACCGTCGCACGCCTGGCCAATGGCATTCGCCGTTTTCAGCTTCGCGACGACTACGCTTTTCTCATGACTTACCAGACGCTGGCCGAGGGCAAAGACACTGGCATCGCCCAGACAGCCCGCGAGTTACTGGCCACTGCCTTTGAAAATCGCAGGCAATATCCTCAGGCCGCCGCCGAGTGGCGGGAACTCCTCAAGCAGAATCCCAAAGCGACAGAGGCCAAAAGGCGTCTCGAGCAGATTGTCAACAGTTGGCTCGCACTCGAACCCGCCCGTTCGCAGATCTCAGGGACCAACGCTAAGTTGAGTGTGCGGTATCGCAATGGCAAGAACATCTCCTTCGTTGCCGAGCCCATTCGTGTCACTGAACTCTTTCAAGAGGCTCAACGCGTTCTCAAAACCAACCCGCGCGATGTCGACTGGTCAGCCTTGAATCCTGACCAGATCGGTTACTCGATTGTGACCCGCGACCAGAAAAAATTTGTTGGTCCTTCCGTGGCCCGATGGTCACAGGTTGTCGTCCCGCGCCCCGAACATCGCGACAGCCTCGTCGAGGTCGATGTTCCCAAGCTCCCAGCCGGCGCCTACCTGATCACTGTCACCATGGAAGGTGGCAACCAGGATCAGATCGTTCTCTGGCTGAACGATCTCGCTCTGGTTCGCAAAGCACAGGATGCGGGCCCGCTTTACTTCGTTGCCAACGCTTCGACAGGGACTCCCATTCCCAATACCTCCCTCGAATTGTTCGGCTGGAAACAGCAGTGGGAAGACAACGGTCGTCGCGTCACCGTGCAGACGAAAACACTCACTGGCAAATCCAACGCCCAGGGAATCGCCACCTTTCCTCGCGAAGAAATGCAGGATTATCAGTGGTTTGTCAGCACGAAGACACCCACTGGACAATCGGCCCAGCTCGGCCTGCAAGGCTACTGGTATGGCCAGCGCAGCATGCAGCAGGAGGAACGCAAGAGGTCCTACGTTGTCACCGATCGACCGGTCTACCGTCCATCACAAACGGTTCACCTCAAAGTCTGGCAGCAGTTAGCAACTTATGCCGAAGTTCGGGCCGCAGTCACACCTGAAGGTCAGCCACTGACGATCCGTCTGCGCAAGCCTCAAGGTGAAGTCCTTCTCGAAAAGAAACTGGCGATGGATCGATTTGGCGGTGTGGAATTCGATTACGAACTCCCCTCGGATGCCGCACTGGGCGAATATGCTGTCGAAGTCGAGAACTCGGATTGGGGCCGCTTCCGCGTGGAAGAATACAAAAAGCCCGAATTCGAAGTTCTCGTCGATGGCCCCGAAACTCCCACTCGCCTCGGGCAGAAGTTCACAGCCAAGATTACTGCCAAATACTACTTTGGCTCACCCGTATCCCAGGGAACCGTCAGCTACAAGATCGAGCGGCAAGCCTCGGAAGATCGCTTCTTCCCTGTCACTCCGTGGGATTGGCTCTATGGACGCGGTGCCTGGTGGTTCGCCGCCGATGCCACCTGGTACCCCGGTTTTGAAAGGTGGGGTTGCTTAGGCCCAGTTCGCGGCTGGTGGCCACGCCAGGTTGAAGCACCGGAACTCGTCGCTTCTGGCGAAGCGCCACTCTCGGCCGACGGCACCTACGAAATCGAGATTGATACCGCCATTGCCAAAGAACTTTTTGGCAAAACCGATCACAAATATACCATTCAGGCCGAAGTGACCGATGGCTCACGCCGCATGGTCTCTGGCAGTGGTTCTGTTCTTGTGACCAGACAACCCTTGCAGGTCACAGTCTGGGTTGATCGCGGCTATTTCCAGGCCGGCGATACCGTCCAGGCAACGGCCATGACCACACTACCGGGAGGATCTCCCTTTGCTGGCGAAGGTCAATTCACGCTCTTCTCTGTTCGCTATGACGAAGATGGCACTCCCCAGGAAACGAAGGTGGAACAATGGGCCTCAAAGCGAGGCGAGGATGGTCTGGCGAAGCAGTCGTTTGTCGCTGCGAAAGCCGGCCAGTATCGGCTGGCCTACCTCGCACAAATTCCCAGCGCCACCGATAAAACTCAGGTGGAAACGGTCGAAGGTGCCTACTTGTTCACCGTTCGTGGCGAAGAAGTCGCTCCCGGTGGCTTCCGCTTTAACGATCTCGAACTCACGACCGATCGCAGAGAGTACGCACCTGGCGATACCGTGCAGTTGATGGTCTCGACAAATCAGCCCAACTCCACGGTCCTCGTCTTTCTGCGTTCCTCAAATGGCGTGGGCGGAAAAGTGGAAGTCAAGCAGTTGGTGGGCCAGACCATGCTGATCCCGATTCCGCTCGATGCGGCCGATCGCCCCAACATTTTCGTCGAAGCGATCACCGTCTCCGCAGGTGTCGTCCACTCGGCTGTGCGGGAAATTTTTGTTCCTCCCTCAGGAAAACTTCTCGACGTTTCGATCACTCCGTCGCAGGTCGAGTATTTGCCAGGGAGTGAAGCTCAAGCCACGCTCGAAATCAAAGACAAATCAGGCCAGCCATTTGTAGGGCAACTCGCGCTCTCGGTCTACGACCGCAGCATTGATGCCATTGCTGGCGGCCCACTCTCGGGCGACATTCGCGAATTCTTCTGGAGCTGGAAACGCAGCCACACTCCCCAGAACGAGAACAACCTCTCGCGCACATCGTTCCCCGCCCGCATGCCGCATCAAGTCGTCCTGCAGCCCATCGGCATCTTTGGCAACATGGATGTCGATGACAAAGTCTTGAGAAAAGGATGCGGTGGAGGTCTTGGTGTTCGCCGGGGTGGAATGGACAATGCGGAGCGATTCTCCGCCATGGCAGGTGGTGCTCCCGGTGCCCCCATGGCTGCGATGGCCGCACCCATGGCCAAATCTCAAGTAATGGAAAGTGCGGCCGATGGCTTTGCTCTCAACATGACGGAAGTCGAAGCAGCTCCCGTCACTGTTCGACAGGAGTTCGCAGATACCGCCTTCTGGAATGGTTCGATCATCACCGACGAGTCGGGCCGGGCTGTCGTCAAATTCAAAATGCCCGAGAACATCACCGGTTGGAAGCTCCGCACCTGGGCCATGGGGCCACAGGCTCAAGTCGGCGAAGCCACATCGCAGGTCGTGACTCGCAAAAACCTGATTGTCCGTCTGCAGGCACCACGATTCTTCGTCGAAAAAGACGAAGTGGTGCTCTCTGCCAACGTTCGCAACGAATTCGCAGAGGCTCTGGCGGCTCAGGTGAATATCGAGTTCGAGGGCGACACCCTCCAGTTGCTCACACCTGCTCTTTCTGATGTCGTGATCGACGGCAAATCCGAAGTCCGCGTCGATTGGCGGGTCAAAGTCATTCGCGAAGGGACAGCCACCATCCGCATGATTGCCCGCTCAACTAAAGAATCTGACGCCGCTCAGATGAAGTTCCCGGTCTATGTCCATGGTGCCCCCAGACAGGAGCCATTCGCCGGGACACTCAAACCCGGTGTCGATTCACTGGCTGTCGAGTTCAAACTCCCCGCCGAGCGCCGGCCCGAAACGGCTGTTCTCGATGTTCGCTACTCGCCCACTTTGGCAGGTGCCATTGTCGACGCTCTCCCTTATCTCGTCGAATTTCCCTATGGCTGTACTGAGCAGACACTCAATCGGTTTTTGCCCACACTCGCCACGCAGCGATTGCTCCTGTCGATGAATCTGTCACTCCAGGAGATTGCCGCCAAACGCAGCCAGCTCAATCCGCAAGAGGCTGCCGGGCCGGATGAACGAGCGGTTCGCTGGAAACGTTTCAACCGCGAGCCTGTCTTCAACGAAGCCGAAGTGGCCAAAATGAGCCGGGAAGGGCTGGAGGCACTGGTGGAGATGCAACTTTCCGATGGCGGCTGGGGCTGGTTCAGTGGCTTTGGCGAACACTCCTGGCCACATACCACGGCAGTTGTAGTTCATGGTCTGCTCCTCGCCAAAGAAAACGGTGCTCCTGTCAACGAAGAATCATTAGCTCGTGGCATTGCCTGGTTGCAGAATTATCAGGCAGGAGAACTCCGCTGGTTGAAACTCCCCAAAGAAGCTCATAACCATAAACCCCAAGCCGATGATACCGATGCTCTGGTCTACTCCATCCTGAGTGAAACCCGCCAGTTTTCAGCCGAAATGCGGGAGTTTCTCTACCGCGATCGAGTCGATCTGTCAGTCTATTCGATGAGTCTATTGGCTCTGGCACTGCATGCCGAAGGTCGGGCCGAACAGCTCGCCATGCTGCAGGAAAACATTGGCCAGTTCGTCGTTCAGGATGCTTCGAACGAAACCGCGTTCCTCAAGCTCCCCGCTGGCAATCGCTGGTGGCTCTGGCATGGCAGCGATATCGAAGCGATGGCCACATATCTCAAGCTCCTGGTACGCACCAATCCCCAAAGCGAGGTCGCTCCCCGGCTGGTCAAGTACCTGCTCAACAATCGCCGGCATGCCACCTACTGGAACAGCACCCGCGATACAGCCCTGGTCATTGAAGCCTTTATCGAATATCTCAAGGCCACAGGTGAACTCAATCCTCAGATGGCAGTAGAAGTCTGGCTCGATGGCAAACTTCGCCAGGAAGTCGCTCTCTCGAAAGAGAACCTGTTCACCGCCCAGACGCGCCTGTTGGTCACTGGTGACGAATTAACCACAGGGGCTCATCGCGTCGAATTCCGCCGCAAAGGGGCCGGGCCGGTCTACTTCAATGTCGATGTCAGTTACTTCTCTCTGGAAGATCCCATCCCAGCAGCAGGATTAGAAGTCAAAGTCGATCGCAAGTTCTATCGGCTTGATCCCATCGTGAAAGACGGCGTCCGCCCCACACAAACCGGTGCTGCACAAACTGTCGATGAGGCCGGCTTTAAGAAAACCCCGCTGGCCAGTCTCGATGAACTGAAAAGTGGCGATCTTCTCGAAGTCGAATTGATCATCGAAACCAAGAACGATTACGAGTATCTGCTCTTTGAAGACCTCAAAGCGGCAGGAAGCGAAGCGGTCGATCTGCGCAGTGGTTACACTGGCAATGAACTGGGGGCTTTCGTCGAATTCCGCGATGAACGCGTCGCCTTCTTTGTCCGATCGTTACCACGCGGCAGGCATCAGGTCAGCTATCGTCTGAGAGCCGAAATCCCCGGACAATTCAGTGCCTTACCCACTCGCGGACACGCCATGTACGCCCCCGAACTTCGCGGCAACTCCGATGAGTTCAAACTGCGGATTGTCGACTAA
- a CDS encoding glycosyltransferase family 2 protein: MRLSILIPVYNESESLVELHRELSVVLDGQPFDSEILFIDDGSRDASWATIRDLSRQDSRVRGIRFRRNFGKAAALSAGMHAACGELMMMLDADLQDDPAGIPHFLETLGDDWDVVNGWKIRRLDPWHKVYPSWVFNAMVSRLTGLRLHDHNCGIKLFRAEVAREIRLYGELHRFIPVLAHMRGFKVTEIEVHHRSRQHGHSKYGFRRFTRGFLDLLTVSFLSFYRQRPQHLLGATGLMLFGVGAAGLFWLAIEWFLMNILQTWPATPIGGRPLLAYSLAFAVLGAQAMTLGFLAELIVHFNSRESDGYSVAERIEHAP; encoded by the coding sequence ATGCGGCTGTCGATTCTCATTCCCGTCTACAACGAATCCGAAAGTCTCGTCGAACTCCATCGCGAGCTTTCTGTCGTCCTCGACGGGCAACCCTTCGACAGCGAAATTCTCTTCATCGATGATGGTTCGCGCGACGCTTCGTGGGCCACCATTCGCGATCTCTCCCGGCAAGATTCTCGCGTACGAGGCATTCGCTTCCGTCGAAACTTCGGTAAAGCCGCCGCATTGAGTGCCGGCATGCACGCCGCCTGTGGCGAACTCATGATGATGCTCGATGCCGATCTTCAGGACGATCCGGCCGGAATCCCGCATTTTCTCGAAACTCTGGGAGACGACTGGGATGTCGTTAACGGCTGGAAGATCCGGCGTCTCGACCCGTGGCACAAGGTCTACCCTTCATGGGTCTTTAATGCGATGGTCAGCCGCTTGACGGGCCTTCGCCTGCACGATCATAACTGCGGCATCAAACTCTTCCGCGCCGAAGTCGCACGCGAAATTCGACTCTACGGCGAACTCCATCGATTTATTCCGGTCCTCGCTCACATGCGGGGTTTCAAAGTCACCGAAATCGAAGTCCATCACCGCTCGAGGCAACATGGCCATTCCAAGTATGGCTTTCGCCGCTTCACACGCGGTTTTCTCGATCTTTTGACAGTTTCCTTTCTGTCGTTCTATCGCCAACGCCCCCAGCATCTCCTGGGAGCTACCGGATTGATGCTGTTTGGTGTCGGGGCTGCGGGCCTTTTCTGGCTCGCCATCGAATGGTTTCTGATGAACATTCTGCAAACCTGGCCTGCCACGCCCATTGGGGGCAGACCACTCCTGGCCTACTCGCTGGCCTTCGCTGTCCTGGGGGCACAGGCCATGACACTCGGGTTTCTTGCCGAACTGATTGTCCATTTCAACAGTCGCGAAAGCGACGGCTACAGCGTGGCAGAACGAATTGAGCATGCGCCATAA